A single region of the candidate division KSB1 bacterium genome encodes:
- a CDS encoding LptE family protein yields the protein MNIIFRNKIFRFFITICSCGFLSCGPYSFSGSSIPSHIKTIAVPLVTDQTSEFGVRENLTDAIINEITEDNSIKIANEAEADAVVTGKIISLTDRADTFSADENVESYRVYITVEFAVLDRKNNTNLWKESWSQWGLYKLSDGNEARQEGIKIAIEKIAEDILNKTVSGW from the coding sequence ATGAATATAATCTTCAGGAATAAGATTTTTAGATTTTTCATCACAATCTGTTCATGCGGCTTTCTTTCTTGTGGTCCATATTCATTTTCCGGCAGTTCAATACCTAGTCATATCAAAACGATTGCCGTACCACTAGTAACTGATCAAACCTCAGAATTTGGGGTCAGAGAAAACTTGACTGACGCTATCATTAATGAAATCACTGAGGATAATTCAATTAAAATTGCCAACGAAGCCGAAGCTGATGCAGTTGTTACCGGAAAGATCATTTCTTTAACTGATCGCGCAGATACATTTTCTGCTGATGAAAATGTCGAGTCTTATCGGGTCTACATTACTGTAGAATTTGCAGTTCTGGACCGAAAGAATAATACAAACCTTTGGAAGGAAAGTTGGTCACAATGGGGACTTTATAAATTGAGTGACGGTAACGAAGCACGGCAAGAAGGGATCAAAATTGCAATCGAAAAAATAGCCGAGGATATTTTAAATAAAACCGTTTCCGGTTGGTGA